From Panthera tigris isolate Pti1 chromosome B4, P.tigris_Pti1_mat1.1, whole genome shotgun sequence:
gtatcaaaaatACAAAGTTTATGCATCTAAGGtacaaagaaaatttgttttacatttcagttACCCAAAACAACAGCTTGTGGTCTCCTCCAATTGCACACAGTGGAAGAGTTCTATGCCAGGAAAGGCCAGATCCGACGGCTACAGAACCAATGAGGACAGGCTACAATATACGTAAAGAATTAGAGAAACTCAATAGATCACCAAAGTTAATAAGTAAAAACTACccttcaaaaataagaaatgcattGCTAACTTGTCTTTGTTTAATGTAGcagaaacagaattaaaaatatgctCCCTCATAAGtgaaatacacattattttttgcAGCTGGCTAGAATGAAGGATACAAATAATCTACGAGTAACTGGAGTAGCTTAGATTCAAACATTTTTGTAGCCTAAaccaagcaaacaagcaaaattattatatttaagcgaagaaggaaataaaacagaagaaataaatttcttcttaCGTGAATACTGGCAAAGTGTCTGTTACCACTGGtggtttaaacattaaaaaatgctttctctttccaaCCAATTTGAGCAGATAAGACATTCACAAATGTCTTTAGTTACATATTACAAATTTGGGGGCTAtaagtagaaaagtaaaaaacacaaatgtagaAACTTATATGCCACAAAACAACTCTACATTACCTGAGGGTGTCCTAAATGATGAATTTGAAACTGGCTTGCCATTTTGCCAGGATAACCAGTGGTTGCAAACAAGTTCTCATTAACTGTAGACcacctaagaaaagaaaaaaacaagtatagTATTCTACAGATAACTACAAGCTTTTCTAAAACAAGTTATTTCTTTTTGCATAAAACCAATAATTTTGAAGTCTAAATTTGTTAATACAGCTTCACAGTTAGACTGGAAATTCCAGGGAAGTtagctataaatattttctcattttataaatatttattaaatgcttaccaTGTGCTAGTTGGTTAAGTTCTAACGTTACACAAAGTTAGCAGTTCCTTTCTTATAACCAAAGGGCCGACAGTGAGGTAGGAGATACAAACAAGGTATcagacagacagaaaatatttcacagtgcaatacattaaaaaaaaaacaaaaacaacacttaTTGTTCTTACTGACATTTGTTGTACAATTAGCAATAAATTCATGCATTTAAACTCCTTGGGATGATACAAACACCTAGAATAGATATTTAAGCTTAAGTTTCAAGATATCCTAGACACTGAAATacaatgaattaatgaatcaacAAGTGTTCCAGCAACATGCTCAGCACTACCATAAGGGCATGGGgaagatataagaaaaaagaaagaattcattgATAAACAACGACAGCAAAAAATCCAAAAGCCTAAGTCTAGTTAGTATTTTTATATGGGCAGACATTACTAGTTGCTTGCCCAACagcctttctgcccctttccatGCTAATTGAACCCCAACTACGTCTGGCAGTGTGTTTGATCCCAAGGGATGAGACACGACCGAGTGAAGGCAATGGCAGCAATTCCTCagtgttccttcctctcctctttggACAAGCTTGTATGAGGCCCTGATGCATGGAACCCTGGCAGTCGTCTTGTGATGTTGAAGCAACAAGCCCAAAGCCCTGCCACTGCAGATGGCAGAGGGAAAGGTCTGAACTTGTTGGTGCTGATGAGCTACTAAGCCAATCTCGAGACTGCCTCTGTCCGAAGCATCACATCTCTTGTGATATGCTCACATTTCTGAAATCAGAATGTATCTTACAATCTATAGCATTCTTACACTTAATCGAATGTAGTTTTTTCTAAGGTGTACAAAAAATGATGGTGTCCCTAAGTTCTAGGATTTTATTGGGGGTAATTTAGATTTTATGAAATATAGCATATAATAAATGTTCCACTGGTTTTATTCTGTTAGTATTCATGTTACTAGAAGCTAAAATCACCCTAATGGAATTATGCaaaggaatatatatacataataaacaataacaataatatacTATACAATGGTATCTTATAGTAATACTagcatattaatattatttaataaatacattaatttgttaatttattcattttattaatattaaatattacggtaatatacataaaacacataaatatacataaacataataaatatacaatggaatattatgcaaaaaTCAGTAAGAACAAGGGAGACATGTATATTAATACAAGTAGAGAAAAAGTCACAGATATATAATATAGTGTGTTCTCACCTGAAGCACAACAATGAAGTTTATATCTTTATCAGAACAAACAATAAGGATGTATATACTCCAAATCGTTGTAATGGTATTAGTGGAGTGGTAATGTGTtttgtatttcataaaaattttcaaagaaaatattggaaaacaaaTCACTCCCTCACccagacaaaaagacaaaagcaaagacTTAGTTAGGAAAGCAAAATAACCATTTATAAAATAGTCAGcgaataaaacccaaaacacccCCAAACAACTCAGTACAAAGGAGAGGACTGGCAAAGTATTCCAGGTTGGGGGCACAGCATGCAACAAAGTAACCGAActcaaaaaaaccaaatacaGCTCCAATAAAAATCATACATTACCTGAATAAGCAGGCTTGATCCATGTGGACAGGTCTCTTATCTTGAGGATAACTAAAAggtaacattttgcattttatggATTCATATGCTGGTCTCAAGTAGAGGAACTTAAGATTTAAAAGGTATTTTCTCTTTAGAGGATACAATACCCAATGTACTTAAACTGTGATAAAATTCTAAATAAGCACTGGATTAACATAAACGAAATATGATAGAAACATAGACATAATTTAGAGCTGTTACAGAACACCATAATTCAACaggatcagtttttttttttcttcttttttaagcatAAGTAAATACTGCTCAGGTCTAAGATTTCTTCCTTTGCATTGTTCTTTCTGGGTTACTCTCAAAGTAAATCTGCAAAGCATGGGCATCTATCTCTGTTATGTGAAAAGCTGTAGCACTGGTCCCTCTACAAGAGAGACTTATTTTTGCTCTACAGTGAGGCTCAGGTATACAAGAATGGCTCAATGGATCATTTAGCAATAGTGACTTTTTGAGTAAGCAACAGATGAATATACTAAGGAAGTACCTGGATCGAGTAATATCCCAAATTAACCAATCATTTCCTGCAACAGCTCCAACTTTGAAGGTGTTTTTTAAGCACCAGTGAGCTGACATTAATGGCATCTGTTCTGATTCAAGAGATAAAATAGCCTGTTGAGCCAAAAGATCATAAAACCGGATTGTTCCATTCTTCTCTGCAACCATCAGCtgtaagatagaaaaaaaaaattcacctaatTCACTAGTCAAATCTGAGGCAGAAATTCAATATTACATAGTAATAtgcaaatatttgcatatattacaaATGGGACatcaaatgcaaatgaaacaGGAGAAGCCTATGTAAgaatctctatcaaaaataaaaaaaaagcttacagaATACTGGCAAAAGAAAGACTCAGGAACACTGGGTACAATTTTAAATGATGAGGTATGGTTATCAGGAAAAAATAAGCCCAAAGAATCATTCTGGGAAAAGTTATACCTTTAAGTTATATTGTCTAGAAAGGGTAGCTAAGTGTGTATTTCTCAATAGAGATACATAGTGTGTGTTACATATCCTTATGTGATGTGAGTTTGTTTCCAGAATGGAAGGCAGCATGGTGTAAAGAGCACAGATAGGCCTGGGGACAAGACTGCTTCCTCCACCTAAAAGCTGAATGACTGGCCAAGTTACAAGTCTTTGATTGGCACTCTTCTCGTTTCCAGAATGCATCATGTGAGGATAAGAATAGTTACAGCATCACGTGTTGATTAAATGAGTAATAGCTCTAGAGCACCCAGTACAGTGCTTGACACCTTGTAGCCACTCACTCAATAAATCGCAGTTACTCTTACTTCaatatttcctttaattctaAAATAGTACTGATTTAAAGATGTTGGCTAATGAGgcgcttgcttgcttgcttcccCTATCCCTCCTTCCTAAGAAATACTTTAGCAATGTAAAAATAGTTATAAGACAAATttcaattttacaaaatattaaaatgtgaaaaaaaattgtttcttagaCTCAAAGAAGTAAGGGCATTTGGACACCCATTTGTGGGAATTAAGGTAAAGAGACTGCTATGAACATATAAGTGCATGAGTAGTTGTTGCCCAAACAAAATGGTTTAAAAACTCTCTATATTTTCTGTAaagttcttttataaaatgttcttaTAATTCTAATTATGTTAAGGTGAAAACATTCCTGAAGATGTGGAGTAGCAGTGGTAGCCTGGGAAGAATGGGAGACTTAGTGTCAATAATCCTGGGTTCTACTAAACTGGTGAGTGACCTGGAGTTTGCTCTTTTCTTGTCTGTGAAATGTGGGATAATTACATCAGACCCCAAAGGTTACCATATAGCTAAAATGTGATATTGTATATACAAGTACTTCCTTAAACCCATAAAACACTATAAAAGTATTGTTACTATTTCTAATAAGAACATCATGTCTCGTAAGACACACATGGTCAGGACTATTGGCAGTCATTCTATTATTCATCTAAGAGACCTTTACCAAGCATCTACCCCAGCCCACCCGCTGCTGACACATAGTTGAGTTTCATTATTCATGGTACTTAGAGTCTATAAAGTTGCTGTGAACAAAGAATTAGTAAATTCTGAACATTGAttctagagagaaaataaagcGTTGGGTTCTTGTGAGtctctgggcataacatttgtgTCAACTGATCAATACATAATCTTGCCTTAGGTATATTTAGAGATAccttatttcatatatatgctTCACTAACATAGAACTcagccaacagcactataacttATGTCTACAAAGCTTACCTAAGAcatgtattttttccataaagCACATCACAGTCTTCTGACACTTAGGAACCCTAGACAGCACTTTAGCACTTATGCTTGGGGGGCCATTTTACATGGTGAAATCAtgaacaaaaagcacaaaaatgtgtcACTAAATAGACCACAAGTAGGACACTTGTTTAGAGTATGAGAgctaaaacaagaaggcagatCACTGGCCTCATTCAGCCTTAGGTGGAAATACGCACATTAGCTGACTCAAATTTCTTGCTGCCCTGAGCAGGTCTGTGACTGAAATGCCACTGAGTATTGACTTTGGGgttataaatacattttgatgAGTAGACAAACTTGCAAATATGGAACCTGTGAATAATGAAGATTAACTATATACACGTGTGTGCAAAATACTATGCTAATTTCTAAAGAGATCAAAGGTAAAAGACATGATCCTTGGTATCAAGAAACTTTCCATCTAAAGAAGAGAATTATGAAAAAACAGAACATAGAATATAGGTAGAATATTGGTAGTCTTTGCAACTATTGGATTCTTAATAGAAAAGGTGGAATTTAAAACTATTCTTTAATAGCTAGAATgtttaaataatactaatattacTAACAATAACATGAGGTCAATGACATATACAACAAAACCAAATGCAACACTGAGCTTTATATGCCCTGCTTATTGAATTCTGTTAACCCCTGTATGAAGAAATTACTATCATTAATCCCACTTTTCAGAAAGGAGACCGAGGCACAGAGTGACAAAAGTAACTTGTTGAAGTCTCACTGCTTGCCTGTGGCAAAGCCTGCATTGGAACTCTGGTCTTGAACCCAGGTCCATCTGACTAGAGCACATGTATTTCGTACTATGAGCTAGACTGAAGACTGGTGAATGGCATGGTGTGCTATATATAGTTGAGGGTTGGGAAGAAGCAGTGGAAATGAGAGCAGAGGAAATGAGTGGAAATTAACAGgacctaataaaaatatttgcaattttgaGCCTGACTCTAAAAATCTTAAGGATTTCAGGTATAAATTATGGACTGTGGAAGGGCAAAGTCTGTCTGAGTCTAGGTCCTAAATTAGGAGGGGCAATAAAGCAGTTGGGTTTAAAATGGGGCCTACCTGGGTGGGTCCTAGCTCTGCTCTATGATCTTAAGCAAAAGACCTTTCTATACATCAGGTCCTTATCAGtaaaagtggagataataacagTACTTACTTATAATAGAAGGATGGTATGAGTTAACACATGTAAAGCACTCAGAACTGTCTTAGCACAGAAAAGGCACTCAGAAAACATTAGGTATTATTATAGGTTGAAGTCAGATTGAAAACTCAGTTCTCAgttatttatcctttaaaaaattttttaaaatgtttatttatttttgagagagagacagaacaagagcaggggaagggcagagagaaagggagacacagaatccaaagcaggctccaggctctgagctgtcagcatagagcccaatgtggggcttgaactcaggaacggtgagatcatgacctgaaccaaagtaggatgcttaaccaactgagagccacccaggcaccccttaattatCCTTTTTAAACTGTGCTCAAGTGTGATGATAgtttttgggttctttttttgtttgaaagCAGATAGAGTAAAAACGTTAAATAAGTTTGGAACTGCTGGAGCTGAAAAGTTTACAGGGGAATTTTTCCTTTACCATTTCTCAGAACCATAAACAGAATATGCACTGACTTTTCACAGGGGAAATATCTTTTGCAGCACAGAACATTAGTACTTGAACCAGACCAAGGTCAAATCTGtgcctgtgtggccttggaaaaaTTAGTTATTAACCTTTTGGTGCTTCAGTTTActtatctacaaaatggataGAATAACGTTACCAACTTCAGAGTGTTCTGTGAGAATTACATGAAAACACATGTAAAATGCTCAGCACAATTCCTGGCACTCAGCATTCAACAAATGTCAGTTGTTACACCTCATTTCATTTAGCAGTTGTCTATTCTCTCAGAGACTGAGATGTCCTTGGTCCCAATTCTCTGATCGTCTGACATCCTAAACTCTTGGTTCTGTTATTACTACCTAATAAAATCTAGTTCCAATTGTGGTTAATTGGATTTAAGACCTTAATTTCTCAAAATCTTTTGACGTTTGTATCTTTTACTATTAAACACTAGCATTTGCTTTGTGCCTTCCAGATTAcatggctctttaaaaaaatttttttttttttttttaacatttattcatcttggagagacagagacagagtgtgagcagggggaggagcagacagagggagacacagaatccaaagcacgctccaggctctgagctgtcagcacagagcctgacgtggggctagaacccactaaccgtgagatcatgacctgagctgaagtcggacacttaacccactgagccgcccaggcgccctagaaTGGCTCTTTTTGCAAAGTTCACACCTCATATGATTTTCCTAAGAATTCTATGAGACAGGTAATCATGGACCCATCTCTTTCTCTTGTCTGGCTGCCTCCTTTTCACCCAGGCTAAGCATATCCGAACAAAAATTCTGGGCTTGAATGGATATGGTGGACCACAGAGAACCACTAGCTTTAGTAGTAATGGTAAGTGTCAATAATGACAAGCAGCTAAAATTgactgagtgcttattatgtgccaggttctCTTTTAAGGACCTTATAAGGATTCACTCATTTAGTCTTTATGAGCTTCCATTTTACAAGAGGAGGAAGTAAAGGCAGTTGAGAGAGCTTTTGTAACTTACCagagatcacacagccagtaagtggtggaACTGGGGTTTGACTCTGGGCAGTTATCTCGAAAGTCCATACTCTTATTCACTTCTGTGTtgcctttatgtattttgaatttagGGGTGATATGATGAAACTGATATTTTAAGATTAGTCTAACTTAAAGTAGGTAAGAAAATCAAAGAGTGGAGAGTCAAAAGCTAAGCCTTGGCAAGAGTTACTTATGAGAACAGAAAGGTGAAGAATATACCTTAATGATGGAGGAATGTGTTCTAGtaacagggaaggaaaaattaaaaacctcgAAAATTCTGCATACAGGGAAGGAAGACATCAAAGGTGATTTCAGATTTTGAGTTTATGTAATTTACAGCAGGGATTTCTAAACATTCTGAAGTCAtggaagcaataaaaaaaaaggagaggaggtggggtggagtTTTAATGatatacagaagaaaaacagaaattaacttAAAGCACATGGAGGAAAGGGATCTGAATCATAAGCATTAAGATACAAGTTTTGGGACAGAGGTTGTAAGAAAAGTTCTCATTTCTCATCTAGGtcacagatttaattttttaaatttttattttttgggagagtgcaagtgggggagaggcagagaaagggggacagaggatctgaagcaggctctgtgctgacaggctgacagcagtgagcccaatgtggcgctcgaactcaaatcgtgagatcatgacctgagcggaagttggatgctcaaatgcctgagctacccaggtgccccaggtcacagattttaaaaagtaacctatTGTATTTATACATGGTGATATTAACATTTAGGTAGGATCCCTAATTATACTTCAAGTAGACTCACTACTACAGGGGAGAAATctggcataaaataaaatacagggccTGGCTTCATAATACTTCTACATGGAACAATCCCTACATATGCAAtatgaataaatgggaaaattttaCTCATGCACATATACAGGGTATGTAGTTCTACCGAAGAAAGATCCAACAGGCCTGAAACAAGTTTTCATGGCATCCCAAGGTTCAGAGAATACAGTTATATGGTCTGGGATATTTCAGCTCAGGATTACCTCTTCTGTGAAGGCTATGAGCAGATCTGTTTAATCCTTTTTTTATGTCATCATTCTACTTATTAGATTTCTTTATTCCAACACTTAAAATCTGTGTTATTGTATTTAAttacatgtttttcttccttacatGTCAGTCATGTGTAACTTAAGGGCAAGggctttattcattcttttatcctCTCTTACAATAAAGGGCACAGCGTAGATGAGAATTACCTCTTGCAACAATTCACAAATACATGGTGAAAGAAGctgacagaggagaaagaaaaagggaagataaCACGCAGAGATGCTCAAGAGGACTAGAATAATGCAGCTTTAAAGATTAAGTGAGCAGGGTTTCAAGATAGAAGTGGTCTCCTTGTCTGTAAAGTGAGGATCATCATAGTTGCTTGCTATCTCATAAGGATGccatgaggattaagtgagctaACATGAAATGCTGATAATGGGCCAAGTACATATAAGTACTATGTAAGTATTTGTTATAATTAAACAGGCTTATATTTCTCTGCAAGTATGAGGACAGAAGAGAGTCAATGGAGAAGCATGAAAAACATTAGAGAGCTATAAAATCAAGATGCCTAAGGAACTGGCATGAACTCTATACAGCTAAAGAATTAAGTTTAAGAAGATGAACATGGGAACTTCTTAGGTTCTAGGGAAAGATAAAATAGAGTGATGCCCAAGAGAAGATACTGGCAAATAAGAGAATTCCTATTGAATATAGCTGATCTTCCCAATGAAATAAGAATTAAGGTCAATTGATAAAAACTtgcaatatatttttagaattttagaaagcTCTACTTTGAATAATAGGAATTGAATACCACTGCAGCTAGGTCAAATTTGCCTTGTGTCACTGATGCTTTCTGTTTACATGTTATGGCTTGCAAGAGTggattttaacattattttttttcccctaatgaaTACTGCTACTAGATAGTCTAggcatcagttttttttttttttttaattgaaatctaCCAGAGGGTAGGAAAAATGTACTctgaaaaaattccatttatggaTGATGGctgcaaaataaaaacttaattataGAGTTTTTAAGTTACAGAATTCTGGACTAGTCTAAATGCACTTATGACAATTAGAGTCCCTGAGGTGGAAAAAGTAATTGCTTTTTCTCCTCTATGTATGCATGTATTACACATGTATATGTCTTTTCAGCTTGATAAAAGAAAGCTAAGTTGTAAATAACAACCTTAAAAGTTTCCTCAGGATGCCAGCACACACTCATTCCCGGGGAATGAAGAACAAAATGAGCTGTCTGCATTCCTTCCAAGTTCCAAATCCTAATAAAAGAATAGGagtacaatgttaaatatttttgctatatcactactaaaaaaatgaaacctcCATGAATTCAAAGCTATTAACTACAGATTGCAAGGTTGACATTTACAcctaaagtatgttttttttaagccataaCATAATGg
This genomic window contains:
- the NUP37 gene encoding nucleoporin Nup37 isoform X1 codes for the protein MKQDATRNAAYTVDCEDYVHVVEFNPFESGDSGNLIAYGGSNYVVIGTCTFQEEEADVDGIQYKTLRTFQHGVRVDGIAWSPETRLDSLPPIIKFCTSAADMKIRLFTSDLQDKNEYKILEGHSDFINGLVFEPKEGQELASVSDDHTCRIWNLEGMQTAHFVLHSPGMSVCWHPEETFKLMVAEKNGTIRFYDLLAQQAILSLESEQMPLMSAHWCLKNTFKVGAVAGNDWLIWDITRSSYPQDKRPVHMDQACLFRWSTVNENLFATTGYPGKMASQFQIHHLGHPQPVLIGSVAVGSGLSWHRTLPLCAIGGDHKLLFWVTEM
- the NUP37 gene encoding nucleoporin Nup37 isoform X2, whose product is MVAVIMWSLARVHFRIFKFRSIQFLPPSCLRQHEVKEEEADVDGIQYKTLRTFQHGVRVDGIAWSPETRLDSLPPIIKFCTSAADMKIRLFTSDLQDKNEYKILEGHSDFINGLVFEPKEGQELASVSDDHTCRIWNLEGMQTAHFVLHSPGMSVCWHPEETFKLMVAEKNGTIRFYDLLAQQAILSLESEQMPLMSAHWCLKNTFKVGAVAGNDWLIWDITRSSYPQDKRPVHMDQACLFRWSTVNENLFATTGYPGKMASQFQIHHLGHPQPVLIGSVAVGSGLSWHRTLPLCAIGGDHKLLFWVTEM